From Thermoflavifilum aggregans, a single genomic window includes:
- a CDS encoding XRE family transcriptional regulator produces the protein MASLAGKNIRILRQQKGLTQQAFADRLGIKRSLLGAYEEQRAEPRLDVLQKISEWFGVALEDLLWQDLSAPGVRFRRLKEQAQQMPRQRIEFVPQKAAAGYLQGYSDEEFIEELNTFTLPMLGAGHYRAFEISGDSMLPVESGSVVVGHRVERLEDVKNQQPCIVVTRQEGIVYKRIQKSNRQPQKITLVSDNPAYPPYSVAKEDILEIWQADLIISRPAQKPRIGVEQLAEVVQQLQSRIDKLQRSSSVSRRG, from the coding sequence ATGGCATCCTTGGCCGGAAAAAACATCCGCATCTTGCGTCAGCAGAAAGGGCTTACCCAGCAGGCATTTGCCGATCGGCTGGGCATTAAACGGTCGTTGTTGGGCGCATATGAAGAACAAAGAGCTGAACCAAGGCTGGATGTACTCCAAAAAATTTCGGAGTGGTTTGGAGTTGCGCTGGAGGATTTGCTGTGGCAGGATCTGTCGGCTCCGGGTGTACGGTTTCGGCGCCTGAAAGAACAGGCTCAGCAAATGCCTCGCCAGCGCATTGAGTTCGTCCCGCAAAAAGCCGCTGCCGGCTACCTGCAGGGATATAGTGACGAAGAATTTATCGAAGAACTCAACACTTTCACATTGCCCATGCTGGGTGCGGGCCACTATCGCGCTTTTGAAATCAGTGGTGATTCCATGTTGCCGGTAGAGTCAGGATCCGTTGTCGTGGGGCATCGCGTAGAACGGCTGGAAGACGTCAAAAACCAGCAACCCTGCATTGTGGTCACCCGTCAGGAAGGTATTGTATACAAACGAATTCAAAAAAGCAACCGACAACCGCAGAAAATCACCCTGGTGTCCGACAATCCAGCCTATCCGCCCTACAGTGTAGCCAAAGAAGATATCCTTGAAATCTGGCAGGCCGATCTGATCATCAGCCGCCCGGCACAAAAGCCTCGCATCGGAGTAGAGCAACTGGCCGAAGTGGTGCAGCAACTGCAGTCGCGTATAGACAAGCTGCAGCGATCATCTTCCGTATCCAGACGCGGTTAG